One Mucilaginibacter ginkgonis genomic region harbors:
- a CDS encoding GNAT family N-acetyltransferase, producing MQIKEVADKQTRRTFLEMPVVIYYNDENWVRPLDNDLNAVFDPAKNSFHKHGVINRWLLFDGDKVAGRIAAFINYKKSDQDGLQVGGIGFFECINNQAAANLLFDTAKNWLAGKGMQSMDGPINFGENDSNWGLLVDGFVSPSFGMNYHPPYYEVLFKTYGFEVSYTQITNKLQVYKEFPERFTKIANWVAKKPGYEFKHLTLKELDNFAADFKEIYNDAWQDFENFSPITTEAILNSFRQMKPIMDPQLIWFAYVNGEPASVVVVLPDANQMIKNLNGKLDLIGKLKFVYNRWKGATRMRAVVMGTKQKFQNHGLESAIFIKIKEHVLPLHQYEELELSWVGDFNEKMLAIHYAMGAETSKKHLTLRYTLK from the coding sequence ATGCAGATCAAAGAAGTTGCCGATAAACAAACACGCAGGACGTTCTTAGAAATGCCGGTGGTCATTTATTACAACGATGAAAACTGGGTACGCCCGCTGGACAACGACTTGAATGCAGTTTTCGATCCTGCAAAAAACAGTTTTCATAAACACGGCGTAATTAACCGATGGCTTTTATTTGATGGCGATAAGGTCGCTGGACGCATTGCGGCATTTATCAACTATAAAAAATCAGATCAGGATGGTTTACAGGTAGGAGGAATTGGCTTTTTTGAGTGCATTAACAACCAGGCTGCGGCGAATTTATTGTTCGATACCGCAAAAAACTGGCTTGCCGGTAAGGGCATGCAATCCATGGATGGCCCTATCAACTTTGGCGAGAACGACAGCAACTGGGGGCTTTTAGTAGATGGTTTTGTATCGCCGTCCTTCGGGATGAATTACCACCCGCCTTACTACGAAGTGCTGTTTAAAACGTATGGATTTGAAGTGTCCTACACCCAGATAACCAATAAGTTGCAGGTTTATAAAGAATTTCCGGAACGTTTTACAAAAATTGCTAATTGGGTAGCTAAGAAACCGGGATATGAGTTTAAGCACCTCACGCTTAAAGAGCTTGATAATTTCGCCGCGGACTTCAAAGAAATTTACAACGACGCCTGGCAAGATTTCGAGAATTTTTCGCCCATAACTACTGAAGCGATTCTGAACAGTTTTCGACAGATGAAGCCGATAATGGATCCACAGCTCATTTGGTTTGCATATGTTAACGGCGAGCCGGCTTCTGTCGTGGTGGTCCTGCCGGATGCGAATCAGATGATCAAAAATCTTAATGGTAAGTTAGATCTGATTGGCAAGTTAAAGTTTGTATATAACAGGTGGAAAGGTGCGACCCGTATGCGCGCGGTGGTAATGGGAACCAAGCAGAAATTCCAGAACCACGGGCTTGAATCGGCAATTTTCATCAAAATAAAAGAGCACGTGCTGCCGCTGCACCAATACGAAGAGTTGGAACTATCATGGGTTGGCGATTTTAATGAGAAGATGCTGGCTATTCATTACGCTATGGGAGCAGAGACCAGCAAAAAGCACCTAACCTTAAGATACACCTTAAAATAA